One genomic window of Quadrisphaera setariae includes the following:
- a CDS encoding ROK family protein produces the protein MAASRTTATGVRRGSNLPRVGDYNQVVVLEAIRRHATGLSRVEVAVLTGLSAQTVSNICRRLLEQGLVEEAGKQGVGPGKPRTLLRLAPQGRYAIGVHLDPAVVTVVVLDLLGHVVARRDHPLRPGAGPGQVLADVARDVEAVIADSGVDRERIVGLGVAAPGPVDSAAGAVVHPPNLPGWDRVDVRDLLAHATGLPVVLDKDVVAAAVGEVWAGGVGGTGSAVFFYLGTGVGTGLVLRGEVYRGASGNAGEVGHLVTGRGGAECPCGLAGCLGETSGPLHLVREAERLGVGHWDLDAGDDLLGQPTAVAAEHRASVASAFAEVCALADAGHPQARSLLDDLASRMAKAATDLVDMLDVEQVVFGGPLWSRLERTFLRVVPPLVTGGAVSRAIHPVEVRGTLVGADVAAVGAGCLVLEDAFSPRSATLLLEH, from the coding sequence GTGGCGGCGAGCAGGACGACGGCGACGGGCGTGCGCCGAGGGTCCAACCTCCCGCGCGTCGGCGACTACAACCAGGTCGTGGTGCTCGAGGCGATCCGCCGGCACGCCACGGGCCTGTCGCGCGTCGAGGTGGCGGTGCTCACGGGCCTGTCGGCGCAGACGGTCTCGAACATCTGCCGCCGCCTGCTGGAGCAGGGCCTCGTCGAGGAGGCCGGCAAGCAGGGCGTGGGGCCGGGCAAGCCGCGGACGCTGCTGCGCCTGGCGCCGCAGGGCCGCTACGCCATCGGGGTGCACCTCGACCCGGCCGTCGTCACCGTCGTCGTCCTCGACCTCCTGGGCCACGTGGTGGCCCGCCGCGACCACCCGCTGCGGCCGGGCGCCGGTCCGGGGCAGGTGCTCGCCGACGTCGCCCGCGACGTCGAGGCGGTCATCGCCGACTCCGGCGTGGACCGCGAGCGGATCGTCGGGCTCGGCGTCGCCGCGCCCGGTCCGGTGGACAGCGCGGCAGGCGCCGTGGTCCACCCGCCGAACCTGCCCGGGTGGGACCGCGTGGACGTGCGCGACCTGCTGGCGCACGCCACGGGCCTGCCGGTGGTGCTCGACAAGGACGTCGTGGCCGCCGCGGTGGGGGAGGTCTGGGCCGGGGGCGTGGGCGGCACCGGCAGCGCCGTCTTCTTCTACCTCGGCACCGGTGTCGGCACCGGCCTGGTGCTGCGCGGGGAGGTCTACCGCGGCGCCTCCGGCAACGCCGGGGAGGTCGGGCACCTGGTGACCGGCCGTGGCGGCGCGGAGTGCCCCTGCGGGCTCGCGGGGTGCCTCGGGGAGACCAGCGGCCCGCTGCACCTCGTGCGCGAGGCGGAGCGGCTCGGCGTCGGCCACTGGGACCTGGACGCCGGGGACGACCTGCTCGGGCAGCCCACCGCCGTGGCCGCCGAGCACCGGGCGTCGGTGGCGTCGGCGTTCGCCGAGGTGTGCGCGCTGGCCGACGCCGGGCACCCCCAGGCCCGCTCGCTCCTGGACGACCTGGCCAGCCGCATGGCGAAGGCCGCCACCGACCTGGTGGACATGCTCGACGTGGAGCAGGTGGTCTTCGGCGGGCCGCTGTGGTCGCGGCTGGAGCGGACGTTCCTGCGCGTGGTGCCGCCGCTGGTGACCGGTGGCGCGGTCTCGCGGGCCATCCACCCGGTGGAGGTGCGCGGGACGCTGGTCGGTGCGGACGTGGCGGCCGTCGGCGCGGGCTGCCTGGTGCTGGAGGACGCGTTCAGCCCCCGGTCGGCCACCCTCCTGCTGGAGCACTGA
- a CDS encoding extracellular solute-binding protein — protein sequence MQRRRIAGIAAAAVTLSLAMTACGSSGGSGSGDGDSKTVTVVYQKTASFTQLDDVLTKAKGEYESAHPGMKVELKPIESEADQYFTKLALMNKSKDTAPDVIYEDSFQVRSDAAAGYLAPMDEQLKGWSDWSQFDDTAKQAGLGDDGKTYGVSMGTDTRAIYYNKTLFAQAGLPTDWKPKTWDDVLTAARAVKEKVPGVIPLNIYGSKAGGEQTSMQGFEMLMYGTKDPLYDTSSKKWLTGSKGFGDSLGFYKTVFSEGLGPSQDVALDSTLGSQISTTLIPQGKVAMAIDGSWLPGQWLKGDNAWPQWQETMGFAPMPTQDGSAPGSTSMSGGWLLSVGANAPDKQAAFDFVSTALNKENALKYGTEASQIAVRKDVATDPAYLSYNPSFEFFSSLVPVTHFRPATPDYSQISSNIQVAVESVVTGSSSPADAAKAYDEALVGIVGKDNTQAAS from the coding sequence ATGCAGCGCAGGCGCATCGCAGGCATCGCCGCGGCAGCCGTCACCCTCTCCCTGGCGATGACCGCGTGCGGTTCGTCGGGCGGCAGCGGCAGCGGTGACGGCGACAGCAAGACCGTCACCGTCGTCTACCAGAAGACGGCGAGCTTCACGCAGCTCGACGACGTCCTCACCAAGGCCAAGGGCGAGTACGAGTCCGCCCACCCGGGCATGAAGGTCGAGCTGAAGCCGATCGAGTCCGAGGCCGACCAGTACTTCACCAAGCTCGCCCTGATGAACAAGTCCAAGGACACCGCTCCGGACGTCATCTACGAGGACAGCTTCCAGGTGCGCTCCGACGCCGCCGCCGGCTACCTCGCCCCGATGGACGAGCAGCTCAAGGGCTGGAGCGACTGGAGCCAGTTCGACGACACCGCCAAGCAGGCCGGCCTCGGCGACGACGGCAAGACCTACGGCGTGAGCATGGGCACCGACACCCGCGCCATCTACTACAACAAGACCCTCTTCGCGCAGGCCGGTCTGCCCACCGACTGGAAGCCGAAGACCTGGGACGACGTGCTGACCGCCGCGCGCGCCGTCAAGGAGAAGGTGCCGGGAGTCATCCCGCTGAACATCTACGGCTCCAAGGCCGGCGGTGAGCAGACCTCGATGCAGGGCTTCGAGATGCTGATGTACGGCACCAAGGACCCGCTGTACGACACCTCCAGCAAGAAGTGGCTGACCGGCTCGAAGGGCTTCGGCGACTCCCTGGGCTTCTACAAGACGGTGTTCTCCGAGGGCCTCGGCCCGAGCCAGGACGTCGCGCTCGACTCGACCCTGGGCAGCCAGATCTCCACCACGCTCATCCCGCAGGGCAAGGTCGCCATGGCGATCGACGGCTCGTGGCTGCCCGGCCAGTGGCTGAAGGGCGACAACGCCTGGCCGCAGTGGCAGGAGACGATGGGCTTCGCCCCCATGCCGACGCAGGACGGCTCCGCCCCCGGCTCCACCTCGATGTCCGGCGGCTGGCTGCTCTCCGTGGGCGCCAACGCCCCTGACAAGCAGGCCGCCTTCGACTTCGTCAGCACCGCGCTGAACAAGGAGAACGCCCTCAAGTACGGCACCGAGGCGTCGCAGATCGCCGTCCGCAAGGACGTCGCCACCGACCCGGCGTACCTGTCGTACAACCCCTCCTTCGAGTTCTTCTCCTCGCTGGTGCCGGTGACGCACTTCCGCCCGGCCACCCCGGACTACTCGCAGATCTCGAGCAACATCCAGGTCGCCGTCGAGTCCGTGGTCACCGGCAGCTCCAGCCCGGCCGACGCCGCGAAGGCGTACGACGAGGCCCTCGTCGGGATCGTCGGCAAGGACAACACCCAGGCCGCGAGCTGA
- a CDS encoding carbohydrate ABC transporter permease translates to MTVSTLELDSSAPRGSSAPLRPRGRGKDAARTAGRLLPLTPAIALMGVFLAGPIGYALYGSLTNATLSGYRAVNPDFVGIDNYTRLLSSGAFWQSALLTLVFVLTSAVIGQNALGMFLAVLIEKAPKPVSGVVGALVVGAWVMPEIVAAFALYAFFSTNGTLNAVLQLFGGSSVTWLISFPLLAVILANIWRGTAFSMMVYGAALAEVPPEVHEAAQIDGAGPLQRFFRITLPMVRRAVATNMMLVTLQTLGVFTLIWVMTAGGPGTRSTTLPLLAFQEAFKLSQVGYGTAIATVTLMVGAIFAVVYVKVLKPEVD, encoded by the coding sequence CTGACCGTGTCCACCCTCGAGCTCGACAGCTCGGCGCCCCGGGGGAGCAGCGCTCCGCTGCGCCCCCGGGGCAGGGGCAAGGACGCCGCCCGCACCGCGGGCCGCCTCCTGCCGCTGACGCCGGCCATCGCCCTGATGGGCGTGTTCCTCGCAGGGCCCATCGGCTACGCGCTGTACGGGTCCCTCACCAACGCGACGCTGTCGGGCTACCGGGCGGTCAACCCCGACTTCGTCGGGATCGACAACTACACGCGGCTGCTGTCCAGCGGCGCGTTCTGGCAGTCGGCCCTGCTGACCCTGGTCTTCGTGCTCACCTCGGCGGTGATCGGCCAGAACGCGCTGGGCATGTTCCTCGCGGTGCTCATCGAGAAGGCGCCCAAGCCCGTCAGCGGCGTCGTCGGCGCCCTCGTGGTGGGCGCCTGGGTGATGCCGGAGATCGTGGCCGCCTTCGCGCTCTACGCGTTCTTCTCCACCAACGGCACCCTCAACGCGGTGCTGCAGCTCTTCGGCGGGAGCAGCGTCACCTGGCTCATCAGCTTCCCGCTGCTGGCCGTCATCCTCGCCAACATCTGGCGCGGCACCGCGTTCTCGATGATGGTCTACGGCGCCGCTCTCGCGGAGGTCCCGCCGGAGGTCCACGAGGCCGCGCAGATCGACGGCGCGGGCCCGCTCCAGCGCTTCTTCCGCATCACCCTGCCGATGGTCCGCCGGGCCGTCGCCACCAACATGATGCTCGTCACCCTGCAGACCCTCGGCGTGTTCACCCTGATCTGGGTCATGACCGCCGGGGGTCCGGGCACCCGCAGCACCACGCTCCCGCTGCTGGCCTTCCAGGAGGCCTTCAAGCTCTCCCAGGTCGGCTACGGCACGGCCATCGCCACCGTCACGCTCATGGTCGGAGCGATCTTCGCGGTGGTCTACGTGAAGGTCCTCAAGCCGGAGGTCGACTGA
- a CDS encoding carbohydrate ABC transporter permease has product MALASPRKRGTAIAASIALVVVGVTFFVPLAWIVLASVDPAATVAIGIPSSLTLDNFTTVLTPDLTFVPLWNSLVVSGGTALVTVLIATLAAYPLSRYQMRWNKSFLYTVLFASCLPITAVMVPVYALFVALGLLDSLPGTVMFLAATSLPMAIWMMKNFVDSVPISLEEAAWVDGASAMQALFRVVVPLMRPGISVVFIFVFTQAWGNFFVPFVLLLDPDKQPAAVSIYNFFGVNGAIAYGQLAAFSVLYTLPVLFLYLLVQRLSGGFALAGGVKG; this is encoded by the coding sequence ATGGCCCTGGCCTCGCCCCGCAAGCGGGGCACGGCGATCGCCGCGAGCATCGCGCTCGTCGTCGTGGGCGTCACGTTCTTCGTCCCGCTGGCGTGGATCGTCCTGGCGTCGGTGGACCCGGCGGCGACCGTCGCCATCGGCATCCCGAGCAGCCTGACGCTCGACAACTTCACCACCGTGCTCACGCCCGACCTGACGTTCGTGCCGCTGTGGAACTCCCTCGTCGTCTCCGGCGGCACGGCACTGGTGACGGTGCTCATCGCCACCCTCGCGGCGTACCCGCTGAGCCGGTACCAGATGCGGTGGAACAAGTCGTTCCTCTACACGGTGCTGTTCGCCAGCTGCCTGCCGATCACCGCGGTCATGGTGCCGGTGTACGCGCTGTTCGTGGCCCTCGGGCTGCTGGACTCGCTGCCGGGCACGGTGATGTTCCTCGCCGCCACGAGCCTGCCGATGGCCATCTGGATGATGAAGAACTTCGTCGACAGCGTGCCGATCTCCCTCGAGGAGGCCGCGTGGGTGGACGGCGCCAGCGCCATGCAGGCCCTGTTCCGCGTGGTGGTGCCGCTCATGCGCCCGGGCATCTCCGTGGTCTTCATCTTCGTGTTCACCCAGGCGTGGGGGAACTTCTTCGTCCCCTTCGTGCTGCTGCTCGACCCCGACAAGCAGCCCGCCGCCGTGAGCATCTACAACTTCTTCGGCGTGAACGGCGCCATCGCCTACGGGCAGCTGGCCGCCTTCTCCGTGCTCTACACGCTGCCCGTGCTGTTCCTGTACCTGCTGGTGCAGCGCCTCTCCGGCGGCTTCGCCCTCGCCGGCGGCGTCAAGGGCTGA
- a CDS encoding alpha-mannosidase has protein sequence MHDDSHLVEMRVERFVRERLVPALHRRRHPLTVSRWEAPGEPVPFAEASAQEFSPFEVRPTGTPWGPPWGTTWFRITGQVPAGFGDDPRVRVEVDVDLGYLAVQPGFQCEATAYRPDGSVVKGLHPRNRYLPLRQVSAGEGAGAAIDVLLEASSNPDVSGASGGHDWYFEPTQLGTKEGAGTDPVYRMRAVDVVELDLDVYDLTRDVAVLRGLLEQLPQATSRRASVLRALEDMVDAVDPDDVSGTAAAGRAALAPALAAQADATAHRTVAVGHAHIDSAWLWPTRETARKCTRTFSNVLSLMDEHDDFTFACSSAQQYAWVKEHQPELFERIKKRVAEGRFVPVGGMWVESDTNLPGGEALARQFVAGKRFFSEEFGVEPNDVWLPDSFGYTAAMPQIARLAGARYFLTQKPSWNETNRIPHHTFWWEGIDGSRVYTHFPPADNYNSEVSAEDLARAERQFAEKGRANTSLLLFGYGDGGGGPTREMVETTARTRSLEGSPRVELGHPHEFFREAEAEYPQPPVWSGEMYLEFHRGTYTSQARTKRGNRRSEHLLREAELWATTAAVRAAETGVAYAYPHAELERIWHTVLLQQFHDILPGTSIAWVHREAEANYLRIAVELEALIADALAVLAGDGEERLAFNAAPHARAGAPALGAGRRASAPTAHAVVTERGAQWTVLDNGLVRVVVDADGLLASVRDLTAEGGAGREVLPPGTRGGLLTLHRDTPTQWDAWDVDVHYQRHTTELTDADSVELVEDGSGPRGRAAVRVVRTFGSSRVEQLITLEADSPVVGVELDVDWHEKQKMLKLAFPVDVHADRAASEIQFGHVMRATHTNTSWDAARFETCAHRWVHVGEAGYGAAVVNDSTYGYDVGRATREDGGTTTTVRMSLLRAPVYPDPDADQGEHRLRAGLVVGAGIADAVREGYRANLPVREVVGAASAAAAAPVVGVLPVEGQESGHEGVVVEAVKLAEDRSGDVVVRLYESLGGRASARVVAGFAHAGVTEVDLLERPVAEPRSLVEPAAPVEAAEGQDADVHLRPFQIVTLRFSRSAL, from the coding sequence GTGCACGACGACTCCCACCTCGTGGAGATGCGTGTCGAGCGCTTCGTCAGGGAGCGCCTCGTCCCCGCCCTCCACCGGCGCCGCCACCCGCTCACCGTCTCCCGCTGGGAGGCGCCGGGTGAGCCCGTGCCCTTCGCCGAGGCGTCCGCGCAGGAGTTCTCCCCGTTCGAGGTCCGCCCGACCGGCACCCCGTGGGGGCCGCCGTGGGGCACCACGTGGTTCCGCATCACCGGGCAGGTGCCGGCCGGCTTCGGCGACGACCCGCGCGTGCGCGTGGAGGTCGACGTCGACCTGGGCTACCTCGCGGTGCAGCCCGGCTTCCAGTGCGAGGCCACCGCGTACCGCCCCGACGGGTCCGTGGTGAAGGGCCTGCACCCGCGCAACCGCTACCTCCCACTGCGACAGGTGAGTGCAGGTGAGGGGGCCGGCGCCGCCATCGACGTCCTCCTCGAGGCGTCCTCCAACCCCGACGTCTCGGGCGCCTCCGGCGGCCACGACTGGTACTTCGAGCCGACGCAGCTGGGCACGAAGGAGGGCGCCGGGACGGACCCGGTGTACCGGATGCGCGCTGTCGACGTCGTCGAGCTGGACCTCGACGTGTACGACCTCACCCGCGACGTCGCGGTGCTCCGCGGCCTGCTCGAGCAGCTGCCGCAGGCCACGAGCCGCCGCGCCAGCGTGCTGCGCGCCCTGGAGGACATGGTCGACGCCGTCGACCCCGACGACGTGTCCGGCACCGCCGCCGCCGGCCGCGCGGCGCTGGCGCCGGCGCTGGCCGCCCAGGCCGACGCGACCGCGCACCGCACCGTGGCCGTGGGCCACGCGCACATCGACTCGGCGTGGCTGTGGCCCACCCGCGAGACCGCGCGCAAGTGCACCCGCACCTTCTCCAACGTGCTCAGCCTCATGGACGAGCACGACGACTTCACCTTCGCCTGCTCCTCCGCGCAGCAGTACGCGTGGGTCAAGGAGCACCAGCCCGAGCTGTTCGAGCGCATCAAGAAGCGCGTCGCCGAGGGCCGGTTCGTGCCGGTGGGCGGCATGTGGGTCGAGTCCGACACCAACCTGCCCGGCGGTGAGGCCCTGGCCCGCCAGTTCGTGGCCGGCAAGCGCTTCTTCTCCGAGGAGTTCGGCGTCGAGCCGAACGACGTGTGGCTGCCCGACTCCTTCGGCTACACCGCGGCCATGCCGCAGATCGCGCGCCTGGCCGGGGCCCGGTACTTCCTCACCCAGAAGCCGAGCTGGAACGAGACCAACCGCATCCCGCACCACACGTTCTGGTGGGAGGGCATCGACGGGTCCCGCGTGTACACGCACTTCCCGCCGGCGGACAACTACAACTCCGAGGTCTCCGCGGAGGACCTGGCCCGCGCCGAGCGCCAGTTCGCCGAGAAGGGCCGGGCGAACACCTCGCTGCTGCTGTTCGGCTACGGCGACGGCGGTGGCGGCCCCACCCGGGAGATGGTCGAGACCACGGCCCGCACCCGCAGCCTGGAGGGCTCCCCGCGCGTCGAGCTGGGCCACCCGCACGAGTTCTTCCGCGAGGCCGAGGCCGAGTACCCCCAGCCGCCGGTGTGGAGCGGGGAGATGTACCTCGAGTTCCACCGCGGCACCTACACCTCGCAGGCGCGCACCAAGCGCGGCAACCGCCGCAGCGAGCACCTGCTGCGCGAGGCCGAGCTGTGGGCGACCACCGCCGCGGTGCGCGCCGCGGAGACGGGCGTGGCGTACGCCTACCCGCACGCCGAGCTGGAGCGCATCTGGCACACCGTGCTGCTGCAGCAGTTCCACGACATCCTCCCCGGCACCTCCATCGCGTGGGTGCACCGCGAGGCCGAGGCCAACTACCTGCGCATCGCGGTGGAGCTGGAGGCGCTCATCGCCGACGCGCTCGCGGTGCTGGCCGGCGACGGCGAGGAGCGGCTCGCGTTCAACGCCGCGCCCCACGCCCGTGCCGGCGCGCCCGCCCTGGGCGCCGGCCGCCGCGCCTCCGCGCCGACCGCGCACGCCGTGGTCACCGAGCGTGGCGCGCAGTGGACGGTCCTCGACAACGGCCTGGTCCGCGTGGTCGTGGACGCCGACGGCCTGCTGGCCTCGGTGCGCGACCTCACCGCCGAGGGCGGTGCGGGACGCGAGGTGCTGCCCCCGGGCACCCGCGGCGGCCTGCTGACGCTGCACCGCGACACGCCCACGCAGTGGGACGCCTGGGACGTCGACGTGCACTACCAGCGGCACACCACCGAGCTGACCGACGCCGACTCGGTCGAGCTCGTCGAGGACGGCTCGGGCCCCCGCGGCCGGGCCGCGGTCCGCGTGGTCCGCACCTTCGGCTCCTCGCGCGTGGAGCAGCTCATCACCCTGGAGGCGGACAGCCCCGTCGTCGGGGTGGAGCTGGACGTCGACTGGCACGAGAAGCAGAAGATGCTCAAGCTCGCGTTCCCCGTGGACGTCCACGCCGACCGCGCCGCCAGCGAGATCCAGTTCGGCCACGTCATGCGCGCCACGCACACCAACACCAGCTGGGACGCGGCCCGCTTCGAGACCTGCGCGCACCGCTGGGTGCACGTGGGCGAGGCCGGCTACGGCGCCGCCGTGGTCAACGACTCCACGTACGGCTACGACGTCGGCCGCGCGACCCGCGAGGACGGCGGCACCACCACCACGGTGCGGATGTCGCTGCTGCGCGCCCCCGTCTACCCCGACCCGGACGCCGACCAGGGCGAGCACCGCCTGCGGGCCGGCCTCGTGGTGGGCGCCGGCATCGCCGACGCCGTCCGCGAGGGCTACCGCGCCAACCTCCCGGTGCGCGAGGTGGTGGGCGCAGCGAGCGCCGCGGCCGCCGCGCCGGTGGTGGGCGTGCTGCCGGTCGAGGGCCAGGAGAGCGGCCACGAGGGCGTCGTCGTCGAGGCGGTCAAGCTCGCGGAGGACCGCAGCGGTGACGTGGTGGTCCGCCTGTACGAGTCCCTCGGCGGGCGCGCCTCGGCGCGCGTCGTCGCCGGCTTCGCCCACGCCGGGGTCACCGAGGTGGACCTGCTGGAGCGGCCCGTGGCGGAGCCCCGCTCCCTGGTCGAGCCCGCTGCGCCGGTCGAGGCGGCGGAGGGCCAGGATGCGGACGTGCACCTGCGCCCCTTCCAGATCGTGACCCTGCGCTTCTCCCGGAGCGCGCTGTGA
- a CDS encoding AGE family epimerase/isomerase, giving the protein MSAAGTTRTSGQRLPGWLGQPTHRAWLDEHCRDLLAFGQLFPADGGGAAWLDEVGEPDPSHGVQTWITARMAHVYSLGHLLGVPGAGALADEALAGLWDAERGADGDAPLRDRANGGWFSKLDASGTPAEGKACYDHAFVVLASSTATAAGRAGAQELFREALAVYEERFWDEAAGMPVDTWDTSFSSLDDYRGINGAMHSVEASLAASDVLADVLGDDEGSARWRRRALTILAKVAAWSRDNGWRVPEHFDSSWSVQLEYNADKKADPFKPYGATIGHGLEWSRLLLHGDATARAAGEEPPAGLVDAAVALFARAVEDGWDVDGLPGFVYTTDWSGAPVVRDRMHWVPAEATAAAAALVLATGEQPYADQYALWWDHIADVVLDHEDGSWHHQLDERNRPSGTVWPGKADLYHAVGATLVPRLPLAPSQATAVRQGLLRG; this is encoded by the coding sequence GTGAGCGCGGCGGGGACCACCCGGACGAGCGGCCAGCGGCTCCCCGGCTGGCTCGGGCAGCCCACGCACCGCGCGTGGCTGGACGAGCACTGCCGCGACCTGCTCGCGTTCGGCCAGCTGTTCCCCGCCGACGGCGGGGGAGCGGCGTGGCTGGACGAGGTCGGCGAGCCCGACCCCAGCCACGGCGTCCAGACGTGGATCACCGCCCGCATGGCGCACGTGTACTCCCTCGGCCACCTGCTGGGCGTGCCCGGCGCCGGGGCCCTGGCCGACGAGGCGCTCGCCGGCCTGTGGGACGCCGAGCGCGGCGCCGACGGCGACGCCCCCCTCCGGGACCGCGCGAACGGCGGCTGGTTCAGCAAGCTCGACGCGTCCGGCACCCCGGCCGAGGGCAAGGCCTGCTACGACCACGCCTTCGTGGTCCTGGCCTCCTCCACGGCCACGGCGGCGGGCCGCGCCGGCGCCCAGGAGCTGTTCCGCGAGGCGCTGGCAGTCTACGAGGAGCGCTTCTGGGACGAGGCCGCGGGCATGCCCGTCGACACCTGGGACACGTCCTTCTCGTCCCTGGACGACTACCGCGGCATCAACGGCGCCATGCACTCCGTGGAGGCGTCGCTGGCCGCTTCCGACGTGCTGGCCGACGTCCTCGGGGACGACGAGGGCTCGGCGCGCTGGCGCCGGCGCGCGCTGACGATCCTCGCGAAGGTCGCCGCGTGGTCCCGCGACAACGGCTGGCGCGTGCCGGAGCACTTCGACAGCTCCTGGTCGGTGCAGCTGGAGTACAACGCGGACAAGAAGGCCGACCCCTTCAAGCCGTACGGCGCGACCATCGGGCACGGCCTGGAGTGGTCCCGCCTGCTGCTCCACGGCGACGCCACCGCCCGCGCCGCCGGCGAGGAGCCGCCCGCGGGCCTGGTCGACGCTGCGGTGGCGCTGTTCGCCCGCGCGGTGGAGGACGGCTGGGACGTCGACGGGCTGCCCGGCTTCGTCTACACCACCGACTGGTCTGGGGCCCCCGTGGTGCGCGACCGCATGCACTGGGTGCCCGCCGAGGCGACCGCGGCGGCCGCTGCCCTGGTGCTCGCCACGGGCGAGCAGCCCTACGCCGACCAGTACGCGCTGTGGTGGGACCACATCGCCGACGTCGTCCTCGACCACGAGGACGGCTCCTGGCACCACCAGCTCGACGAGCGCAACCGCCCCAGCGGCACGGTGTGGCCGGGCAAGGCGGACCTGTACCACGCCGTCGGCGCCACCCTGGTGCCGCGGCTGCCGCTGGCGCCCTCGCAGGCCACGGCGGTGCGGCAGGGCCTGCTGCGCGGCTGA